One genomic segment of Peribacillus sp. FSL H8-0477 includes these proteins:
- a CDS encoding PTS transporter subunit EIIC, with protein MRKEERLAQEILEKVGGKSNISQVANCMTRLRLKLKNDSLVNAGELKAIDGVMGVIEDETLQIVIGPGLVTKVASEMSKLTGLSVGEVEDDEDLAGKMKQDIKTKNNTPVKNLLRKIGNIFIPLIPALIASGLINGAANFFKNAYPDYQATWLSLLLFMGGGIFAYLGVLVGWNTAKEFGGTPALGAVAGIFVFNPALATVELFGEALVPGRGGLFAVIFAAWLMAVTERTVRKFMPNAIDIILTPLISVLFVGFTTLLIIQPAGGYLTAGITSGINLILDTGGFLAGAVLAGTFLPLVMVGLHHGLTPIHLELIESSTVTVLLPILAMAGAGQVGASMAVYVKTKNKKLKNIIKGALPVGFLGIGEPLLYGVTLPLGRPFLTACLGAAMGGAVQAFFKTGAYSIGVSGLSLIPLINGKYLYYFIGLLVAYFFGFLFTYLFGFKEEMANSIK; from the coding sequence ATGAGAAAAGAAGAAAGATTGGCTCAAGAAATTCTTGAAAAGGTCGGGGGAAAATCAAACATAAGCCAAGTGGCCAACTGTATGACGAGACTGCGTCTAAAATTAAAAAATGATAGTCTTGTAAATGCAGGTGAATTAAAAGCAATTGATGGTGTAATGGGGGTTATTGAAGATGAAACACTCCAAATCGTAATCGGCCCTGGTTTGGTTACGAAAGTAGCATCAGAAATGAGTAAACTAACTGGTTTAAGTGTAGGCGAAGTAGAAGATGACGAAGATTTAGCAGGTAAGATGAAGCAGGATATTAAAACGAAAAATAATACGCCTGTAAAAAATTTACTGCGGAAGATAGGGAATATCTTCATACCGCTTATCCCTGCATTAATTGCTTCAGGACTAATTAATGGAGCTGCTAACTTTTTCAAAAATGCTTACCCTGATTACCAGGCTACCTGGCTATCGCTGCTATTGTTCATGGGCGGAGGTATATTTGCTTACCTAGGAGTCTTAGTAGGTTGGAACACCGCGAAAGAGTTTGGTGGAACACCTGCGCTTGGTGCGGTAGCAGGGATCTTTGTTTTCAACCCGGCCCTTGCGACTGTTGAACTCTTTGGTGAGGCACTAGTACCTGGACGAGGCGGGCTGTTTGCGGTCATTTTTGCGGCTTGGTTGATGGCTGTGACTGAACGTACAGTTCGTAAGTTTATGCCAAATGCAATTGATATCATTCTTACACCCCTTATAAGCGTATTATTTGTTGGGTTTACAACGTTATTAATTATTCAGCCGGCAGGAGGGTATTTAACAGCGGGAATTACGAGTGGTATTAATCTTATTCTTGATACCGGTGGATTCTTAGCTGGTGCTGTTTTAGCTGGAACCTTCTTACCTCTGGTCATGGTAGGCCTGCATCATGGATTAACACCTATCCATCTAGAGTTAATTGAGAGCAGCACCGTCACTGTGCTGTTACCAATTCTTGCAATGGCAGGTGCAGGACAAGTTGGTGCTTCTATGGCTGTATATGTAAAGACGAAAAACAAAAAACTAAAAAATATCATCAAGGGTGCGTTGCCAGTAGGATTTCTAGGAATTGGCGAACCTCTGCTATATGGTGTTACCCTGCCGCTCGGCAGACCATTTCTTACCGCATGTTTGGGTGCAGCGATGGGAGGGGCAGTTCAGGCCTTCTTCAAAACAGGAGCCTATAGTATTGGTGTTTCCGGGCTTTCACTAATCCCATTAATAAACGGAAAATATCTCTATTACTTCATAGGGCTGCTCGTCGCTTATTTCTTTGGTTTTCTCTTTACCTATCTTTTTGGTTTCAAGGAAGAAATGGCTAATTCAATAAAATGA
- the sucC gene encoding ADP-forming succinate--CoA ligase subunit beta — protein MNIHEYQGKEILRQYGVSVPNGRVAFTVEEAVEAAKELGTDVVVVKAQIHAGGRGKAGGVKVAKNLDEARTYAEEILGKTLITHQTGPEGKEVKRLLIEEGCDIKKEYYVGLVLDRETSRVVLMASEEGGTEIEEVAENTPEKIFKEVIDPVVGLTGFQARRLAFNINIPKELVNKTVKFMTSLYTAFVEKDCSIAEINPLVVTGDGNVMALDAKLNFDDNALYRHKDIMDYRDLDEEDPKEIEASKYDLSYISLTGNIGCMVNGAGLAMSTMDIIKHYSGDPANFLDVGGGATAEKVTEAFKIILSDKNVKGIFVNIFGGIMKCDVIAEGVVEAAKQLGLEVPVVVRLEGTNVDLGKQILRDSGLNLTAAESMADGAQKIVALVG, from the coding sequence ATGAATATCCATGAGTATCAAGGGAAAGAGATCCTCAGACAATATGGGGTATCGGTTCCAAATGGCCGAGTAGCATTCACTGTGGAAGAAGCTGTGGAAGCTGCTAAGGAGCTAGGAACGGATGTTGTTGTGGTTAAGGCTCAAATTCACGCTGGAGGCCGTGGTAAAGCGGGCGGCGTTAAGGTTGCCAAAAATCTAGATGAAGCGCGTACATATGCAGAAGAAATTCTAGGTAAAACACTGATTACTCATCAAACGGGACCTGAAGGCAAAGAAGTGAAGCGCTTACTCATTGAAGAAGGCTGCGACATTAAAAAAGAATATTATGTCGGTCTTGTACTTGACCGCGAAACTTCACGGGTTGTGTTAATGGCCTCTGAAGAAGGCGGAACGGAAATCGAAGAAGTTGCTGAAAACACGCCTGAAAAGATTTTCAAAGAAGTCATCGATCCAGTTGTTGGATTAACAGGTTTCCAAGCTCGTAGACTTGCATTTAATATTAATATTCCAAAAGAGTTAGTCAATAAAACAGTTAAATTCATGACAAGTCTATATACAGCGTTTGTCGAAAAAGACTGCTCAATTGCAGAAATTAATCCGCTTGTAGTCACAGGTGACGGTAATGTAATGGCTCTTGATGCAAAGTTGAACTTTGATGATAACGCTTTATATCGCCATAAAGATATTATGGACTACCGTGATTTAGATGAAGAGGATCCAAAAGAAATTGAAGCATCGAAATATGACCTAAGCTATATTTCGTTAACGGGAAATATTGGGTGCATGGTAAATGGTGCCGGCTTAGCTATGTCAACGATGGATATCATCAAACATTACAGCGGCGATCCTGCAAACTTCCTTGATGTCGGCGGCGGGGCAACGGCTGAAAAAGTAACGGAAGCATTTAAAATTATTCTTTCCGATAAAAACGTTAAAGGTATCTTCGTCAATATCTTCGGCGGAATTATGAAATGTGACGTTATTGCAGAAGGTGTTGTGGAAGCTGCAAAACAACTAGGTCTAGAAGTACCAGTTGTTGTTCGTCTTGAAGGTACAAATGTTGATCTTGGGAAACAAATTCTAAGAGATTCAGGATTAAATTTAACCGCTGCTGAATCTATGGCAGACGGC
- a CDS encoding DUF871 domain-containing protein, which yields MLGVSIYLGKQSEEEQADYLQKMSDAGFKSIFTSLHIPEDNPELLVSTLKKLAKQTTRLNMELICDISNTSIKNLGLSIETLPVLNEWGVTGLRLDYGFEPEIISQLSRQMKIALNASTIDDNLYKQLQVTGLDFNRVEAWHNYYPRPETGLDKEWFIQRNTWLKERGFLVTAFIPGDDRLRGPLFKGLPTLENHRNMAPFLAYMDLKSCLVDKVLLGDPSIKPETLSQFITYQNGEIPLRCTITTKCKASIELVNLKHRNRMDPARDGIRSETTRSYAQQDGKKLTSENTINREIGSITIDNELYGRYRGELQIVKRPLEADEKVNVIGNIIREDLPIISYIGSGERFKLIITEN from the coding sequence ATGCTAGGCGTATCCATTTATCTTGGAAAACAAAGTGAAGAAGAACAGGCAGATTATCTGCAGAAGATGTCAGACGCAGGTTTCAAGTCCATATTTACTTCCCTGCATATTCCAGAAGACAATCCTGAACTATTGGTCAGCACGCTCAAGAAGCTTGCTAAACAAACAACTAGGCTAAATATGGAATTAATTTGTGACATTTCTAACACCTCGATTAAGAATTTGGGCCTTAGTATAGAAACACTGCCTGTCTTAAATGAATGGGGCGTCACAGGCTTACGGCTTGATTATGGGTTTGAACCGGAAATCATTTCTCAGTTGTCAAGGCAAATGAAAATTGCTCTTAATGCTAGTACGATTGATGATAACCTATATAAACAGCTTCAAGTGACGGGACTTGATTTTAACCGCGTGGAGGCATGGCACAATTACTATCCGCGCCCTGAAACGGGTCTGGATAAGGAGTGGTTTATACAAAGAAATACTTGGCTGAAAGAACGGGGGTTCCTTGTTACAGCCTTTATTCCTGGAGATGATCGATTAAGAGGACCTCTCTTTAAAGGACTGCCTACCCTTGAAAATCATCGGAATATGGCTCCGTTTTTAGCATACATGGATCTTAAATCTTGCTTAGTAGATAAAGTTTTACTAGGGGATCCTTCCATTAAACCTGAAACGTTATCACAGTTTATTACCTATCAAAATGGAGAAATTCCGCTTCGATGCACGATTACAACAAAATGCAAAGCAAGTATCGAATTGGTAAATCTCAAGCATCGAAATCGAATGGATCCGGCACGCGATGGTATTCGTTCAGAAACAACAAGAAGTTATGCACAGCAAGACGGAAAAAAACTGACTTCGGAAAATACAATTAATCGAGAAATTGGGAGTATTACGATTGATAATGAGCTTTATGGTCGGTATCGCGGCGAGCTGCAGATTGTCAAACGGCCGCTTGAGGCGGATGAAAAGGTAAATGTAATTGGAAATATTATTCGAGAAGATTTACCGATTATTTCATATATCGGTTCAGGAGAACGGTTTAAATTAATAATAACTGAAAATTAG
- the murQ gene encoding N-acetylmuramic acid 6-phosphate etherase, which yields MLDKLTTEERNSRTANLDEMTTLQILEVMNEEDHTVPASVKKELPHIEQVAKKAIQVLKQGGRIIYFGAGTSGRLGILDAVECPPTFGTPSTLVTGLIAGGQEAIMKAVEGAEDSEEFGADDLAAMQLSSKDLVIGIAASGRTPYVIGGLKYAKKVGAATGSISCNKDAKISKYAEHPIEVKTGSEILTGSTRLKAGTAQKLVLNMISTSAMAGIGKVYKNLMVDVQSTNEKLVERAKRIVMDSTECKYEQAAEVLERANGEVKTAIIMILTNCSYDEAIGRLKSAEGFVRKAL from the coding sequence ATGCTAGATAAACTGACAACAGAAGAGAGAAATAGCAGAACAGCAAATTTGGACGAAATGACAACGCTTCAAATCCTTGAAGTGATGAATGAGGAAGATCACACCGTTCCAGCATCAGTAAAAAAAGAACTGCCGCACATAGAACAAGTGGCTAAGAAAGCAATACAAGTGTTAAAACAAGGCGGCAGAATCATTTATTTTGGAGCAGGAACATCGGGCAGGCTGGGTATTCTTGATGCAGTTGAGTGTCCTCCGACTTTTGGGACGCCAAGTACTTTAGTTACGGGGCTGATTGCAGGAGGACAAGAGGCGATTATGAAAGCGGTTGAAGGAGCGGAAGATTCTGAAGAGTTTGGGGCAGATGATTTAGCGGCCATGCAGCTGTCGAGTAAGGATTTAGTTATTGGGATCGCAGCGAGCGGACGTACGCCATATGTAATCGGCGGTTTGAAATACGCTAAAAAAGTTGGAGCTGCTACAGGAAGTATTTCTTGTAATAAGGATGCAAAAATCAGCAAGTATGCAGAGCATCCTATTGAAGTGAAAACAGGCAGTGAAATCTTAACAGGTTCCACACGTCTAAAGGCGGGCACTGCACAAAAATTAGTCTTAAATATGATTTCTACTAGTGCGATGGCTGGGATCGGTAAGGTATACAAAAACCTAATGGTTGATGTTCAATCTACCAATGAGAAGCTGGTTGAACGAGCTAAACGAATTGTGATGGATAGTACTGAATGCAAGTATGAACAAGCTGCAGAGGTATTAGAACGCGCAAACGGAGAAGTGAAGACGGCCATTATCATGATTTTAACAAATTGTTCATATGATGAAGCGATAGGTCGTCTCAAATCTGCCGAAGGATTTGTTAGAAAGGCTTTATAA